Within bacterium, the genomic segment CAGAAGCCCGCGCCCTGCTGGAGGAACTGTTAACCCTGTCAAGGAAACAGTACGTCTCTGCCTACGATATCGCCGCGGTCTATATCGGCTTGGGTGAAAAAGAAACGGCGCTGTCCTGGCTTGAAAAGGCCGCCGACGAGCGCGCCTATCTGTTGAGCTATATTAAGGTCGATCCCATCCTGGACCGGTTGAGCGAAGAAAGACGGTTCCACACGGTCATGGATCAAATCATGGGCCATGCCGTGTCAGATGACGCTCACGGGCCGCAGCCATAGTGTAAGCGCCCGTATTCCGGACCAGCGAATGAAGGAAAGGTTATGGAGATAAAAGATAACGGCTTTGAACCGCTGACGGTGGAACCGCCGACCCTTCGAGTGACGGTCGAGCAGCAGGGCCTGGACGCCCGCGAGCTGGAGTTTCGCAAGGGGTTTCTCATCGGCCGGGGAGATTGCTGTGAAGTGCAGCTTTTAAGCCCGGGCGTCAGCCGCCGGCATGCACAGGTTTCTTATGAACAGGGGCGTTGGTGGCTTGAAGATCTACACAGTGCGAACGGCACGTTTATGCAGGGACAGAGAATCAGCAAAATTCCCCTTGGTTCGGCGGTCAAGGTCGTGCTGGGCTCTGCCGGCGACGCGGCGTTGCTCTTTCGCGTGGAACAGCCCTCTGCGGAGGCCATGACCCTGCATGAGGCGCCGCCCTCGGTCACGCAGGTCATTCGGCAGTATTTTACCCCGGAATCAGGAGAAAAGGCGGGTGAGCATACTCTGCTCATCCGCGGCGCCTTTAAACGGCTGCAGCTTCAGCAGAAGAAAAAATACTTTTGGATCATCGGCGGCGTGCTGGTGATCGCCCTGGCTCTGGCTGCATACGCCTATGTGCAGCATCAGGAGATGAAAAAACAGAAGGCGCTGGCTACGCAAATGTTTTACAGCATCAAGTCCTTGGAATTGGAGTTGAACCATCTGCAACTGCAGGCGGCGGCGGACAAGGATACAGCGGCTCTGACCAAGGCCGAACAAATCCGCAGCCGTCAGTCGGAACTCACTCGCAACTATGAAAAATTTCTCGACCAGATCAACTTTTATAAAGATGCCAAATGGAGCGAGACGGATCGGGTGATCCTGCACACGGCCCGGATTTTCGGCGAGTGCGAGCTGGGCATGTCGCAGGAATTCCTCATTGAAGTGTATAAATATATTAAGCAGTGGAAAAAAACCGATCGCCTGCCAAAAGCGCTCGCTCTTGCCCGGGAGAATGGATTCCATCGAATCGTGCCCCGGTTGATGCTGGAGCAGCATCTGCCGCCGCAGTTTTTTTACCTTGCTCTGCAGGAGAGCGATTTCAACAACAAAATCGTCGGACCGCCCACCCGCTTCGGCATCGCCAAAGGGATCTGGCAGTTCATTCCGGCCACCGCCACGCGCTATGGTCTGAAAAACGGTCCGCTGGTCGGTATCCCCCAGTATGATCCCAAGGATGAACGGTTTCATTTTGAAAAAGCAACTCGGGCGGCAGCCTGCTACATCCGCGATATCTATAACACAGAAGCGCAGGCTTCCGGACTGCTGGTGATGGCTTCCTATAACTGGGGCGAACGGCGAGTGGTGGAACTGCTGCAGAAAATGCCGCTCAATCCCCGGGAGCGGAATTTTTGGGAACTGCTGCGATTATACCGCGGCCAAATCCCCAAACAGACCTACGATTATGTGTTTCACATCTTTTCCGCGGCGGTGATCGGTGAGAATCCGGCCCTGTTCGGGTTTCAACTCGACAATCCGCTGCGGGAGGCGCTGCCGCCGGCTGCAGGGTGAAAGCCGGCAACAATGAATGAAAGTTCATTCTGCTGCAATCGCAAAGTGGACCAGGCTGATCGCCAGGACGCCGGCGCCATTTTCCCGGATCACTAGGCTGATGCCCTTGGTTACGGCAAATTTACTTGTCTTAATCTGCACCATTGACTACTTAAAAGAGATGTAGAG encodes:
- a CDS encoding FHA domain-containing protein, translating into MEIKDNGFEPLTVEPPTLRVTVEQQGLDARELEFRKGFLIGRGDCCEVQLLSPGVSRRHAQVSYEQGRWWLEDLHSANGTFMQGQRISKIPLGSAVKVVLGSAGDAALLFRVEQPSAEAMTLHEAPPSVTQVIRQYFTPESGEKAGEHTLLIRGAFKRLQLQQKKKYFWIIGGVLVIALALAAYAYVQHQEMKKQKALATQMFYSIKSLELELNHLQLQAAADKDTAALTKAEQIRSRQSELTRNYEKFLDQINFYKDAKWSETDRVILHTARIFGECELGMSQEFLIEVYKYIKQWKKTDRLPKALALARENGFHRIVPRLMLEQHLPPQFFYLALQESDFNNKIVGPPTRFGIAKGIWQFIPATATRYGLKNGPLVGIPQYDPKDERFHFEKATRAAACYIRDIYNTEAQASGLLVMASYNWGERRVVELLQKMPLNPRERNFWELLRLYRGQIPKQTYDYVFHIFSAAVIGENPALFGFQLDNPLREALPPAAG